The Impatiens glandulifera chromosome 3, dImpGla2.1, whole genome shotgun sequence genome contains a region encoding:
- the LOC124931418 gene encoding uncharacterized protein LOC124931418, whose amino-acid sequence MKRAMPWDDDEEDDSSSSDESSDSGSNGGTKKNTCKKSITSKEKASEGGGSGRRGNKVLNFEALSRYGYKGGLSVLSVPPPKEAEKQRDWSWSDGKERRAAGRENEEETYEEREKTRTTLARAELLANVETPSERRNRSFAQKEKRKRDLGQASRGKSYVEEEKRLLRENGVYSGFDA is encoded by the exons ATGAAGAGGGCTATGCCATgggatgatgatgaagaagatgactCATCATCATCTGATGAATCATCAGACTCGGGATCAAATGGAGGAACAAAAAAGAACACTTGTAAGAAAAGCATTACATCTAAAGAAAAAGCATCTGAAG GTGGTGGTTCTGGGAGACGTGGAAACAAGGTGTTGAACTTTGAAGCATTGAGTCGATATGGGTACAAAGGTGGACTATCAGTTTTGAGTGTTCCTCCTCCAAAAGAGGCAGAAAAACAAAGAGATTGGTCTTGGTCTGATGGTAAGGAAAGACGAGCTGCTGGTAGGGAGAATGAGGAGGAAACTTACGAAGAAAGGGAGAAAACTAGAACTACTCTTGCACGTGCAGAGCTGTTAGCAAATGTAGAAACTCCAAGTGAAAGAAGGAACCGTTCCTTCGCGCAGAAGGAGAAAAGGAAGAGGGATCTTGGTCAAGCTAGCCGGGGAAAGAGTTATGTGGAAGAGGAGAAGAGACTGTTAAGAGAAAATGGTGTCTATTCCGGCTTTGATGCCTGA
- the LOC124929123 gene encoding mogroside IE synthase-like, whose protein sequence is MGELGAHVLVIPFPTQGHINPILQFSKRLASKGVKVTIVATTLMSKSLPQLQKAAAASIQVDCISDGYNPDDNFSTVDECLARFNDVVPQTLTQLIVDKHLNSDHPPTVLIYDSVFPWAVDIAKNLGLLSAVFYTQSCSVCAIFYHFTQANLKIPSTHESSFSLDLPPLPALPSLKVTDLPSFIVESTESNPNIFQLVSSQFYSFGKADWIFFNSFDKLEEEVINWVLETKWAVKTIGPTVPSMYLDKKMEDDTEYGLSLFSPSTESCMHWLDSRGKSGSVVYVAFGSLASLGEDQMEEIAQGLKNTNAPFLWVVRASEEGKLPSWFKEETLEKGLVVNWCPQLDVLAHQAVGCFVTHCGWNSTLEALSLGVPMVAIPQWSDQMTNTKYVVDVWKVGVRVKVNNENGFFNRDEIEVCIKQVMEEGDEGNGHKIRQNALKWKKLAIEAVDQGGSSDTNIQEFVSTISLLNTQQGVDLY, encoded by the exons ATGGGTGAATTAGGAGCTCATGTATTGGTAATTCCATTCCCAACACAAGGCCATATAAATCCCATTCTTCAATTCTCCAAACGCCTAGCCTCAAAGGGTGTTAAAGTAACCATAGTCGCCACAACTTTAATGTCCAAATCTCTTCCACAGCTTCAAAAAGCCGCCGCCGCTTCCATTCAAGTAGACTGCATCTCCGATGGATACAATCCAGATGACAACTTTTCCACCGTAGATGAATGTCTCGCTAGATTTAACGACGTCGTTCCTCAAACCTTAACCCAACTCATCGTCGACAAACATCTTAACTCCGATCATCCCCCGACAGTCCTAATCTACGACTCTGTTTTCCCATGGGCTGTCGATATCGCTAAAAACCTCGGCCTTCTTTCAGCTGTTTTTTACACTCAATCATGTTCTGTATGTGCAATTTTCTATCATTTTACCCAAGCTAATCTCAAGATTCCTTCTACACATGAGTCTTCTTTCTCTCTCGATCTACCGCCCCTTCCTGCTTTGCCTTCATTGAAG GTGACCGATCTTCCATCTTTCATAGTTGAGTCGACAGAATCGAACCCAAACATTTTCCAGCTTGTATCGAGTCAATTCTACAGCTTTGGGAAGGCAGATtggatattttttaattcttttgatAAGCTTGAAGAAGAAGTGATTAATTGGGTGCTGGAAACGAAATGGGCAGTGAAGACGATTGGACCTACAGTTCCATCGATGTACCTGGACAAGAAAATGGAGGATGACACAGAGTACGGGCTCAGTCTATTCTCTCCGAGCACTGAATCGTGCATGCATTGGCTCGATTCGAGGGGGAAATCGGGATCGGTCGTTTATGTGGCGTTTGGGAGCTTGGCTAGTTTGGGAGAAGATCAAATGGAGGAAATTGCACAGGGTCTCAAGAACACCAATGCTCCTTTCTTGTGG GTAGTAAGAGCTTCTGAAGAAGGGAAACTTCCTAGTTGGTTTAAGGAAGAGACATTGGAAAAGGGTCTTGTTGTGAATTGGTGTCCTCAACTCGATGTTTTGGCTCATCAGGCTGTTGGGTGTTTCGTGACTCACTGCGGATGGAACTCGACGCTTGAGGCACTAAGCTTGGGGGTACCAATGGTGGCTATTCCGCAATGGAGTGATCAAATGACTAATACAAAATATGTAGTGGATGTTTGGAAAGTGGGGGTTAGAGTTAAAGTGAACAATGAAAATGGGTTCTTCAATAGAGATGAGATTGAGGTTTGTATAAAACAAGTGATGGAAGAGGGAGACGAAGGAAATGGTCATAAGATAAGGCAAAATGCTTTGAAGTGGAAGAAGTTGGCGATTGAGGCGGTTGATCAAGGTGGCTCATCCGACACTAACATTCAAGAGTTTGTTTCTACTATTTCTCTGTTGAACACTCAGCAAGGTGTAGATTTGTACTAG